A genomic region of Gammaproteobacteria bacterium contains the following coding sequences:
- a CDS encoding tetratricopeptide repeat protein, translated as MRKILVESFVPVLVVITLLFLSLLYAEIVASVEKEQAIIVEINSTDVVADEEDRNLVSADEIEFSLKRSADPLYGAAAALIQKKMWPEAEKALQTLLDKKPTSQLLTEMGNLYYKEGKDQKALSFFEKALKTTPVYANAFLSRGIYFRKTGEIEKAQMDFEQLIKLVPYHQRAHLQLGITYVEAENYTKAEELLTRAVEMTGGDGKALALYRLGALYVKLGKSRYGSAKKALSSVIKIKPDHSNARFLLAKIEDNTEEGNSKALSLLDDVIRLSPNNYRAHIELASVYGRMGNWRAAVKVYEKAILLQPDNAVARQNLGLLYLQKEQWSNARVVFQDILATQRHNPKAYFNLGKAAAGEGDNNNAIVAYKKAIEYSNGKYPKALLNIGLIYKQQRKLDKAENYFHKAIEQDKQYGNAWFQLGKTQLAGNQLKNALRSFETALRIEENDSSSWYYLGRIYGKQKKYDKAIEAYEKALEIRPDFHKAKLNLAVGYSRRKEYNKSENLYRSILDSDSSYAKAWLNYGKVSNTLKKYDQAEQAISKYLELEPESLSAYRLLADVYTKTDRYIDAIRMLEKAIDINSSDVTVRLQYAKLLQQTGNGTQAKIEFQKALRLDPNNSELKKAVQSSI; from the coding sequence ATGAGAAAGATACTGGTAGAAAGTTTTGTTCCCGTACTTGTAGTGATAACACTTTTGTTTCTTTCCCTATTGTATGCGGAGATTGTCGCATCAGTAGAAAAGGAACAGGCAATAATTGTTGAGATAAATAGTACCGATGTAGTGGCGGATGAAGAAGATAGAAATCTCGTATCGGCCGATGAAATTGAATTTTCCCTTAAGCGTTCAGCCGATCCTCTTTACGGCGCAGCTGCAGCTTTAATTCAGAAGAAGATGTGGCCTGAAGCCGAAAAAGCGCTGCAAACATTGCTTGACAAGAAACCGACATCACAACTTTTAACCGAAATGGGTAATCTTTACTACAAAGAAGGAAAGGACCAGAAAGCGCTCAGTTTTTTTGAAAAGGCTCTCAAAACAACACCTGTCTATGCAAATGCCTTTCTCAGTAGAGGTATTTACTTCAGGAAGACTGGCGAAATCGAAAAGGCACAAATGGACTTCGAGCAACTAATCAAACTTGTCCCGTATCACCAACGTGCTCATCTTCAACTCGGCATTACCTATGTCGAAGCGGAAAACTATACTAAAGCAGAAGAACTCCTCACACGTGCAGTTGAGATGACAGGGGGAGATGGAAAGGCGCTTGCTCTCTATAGACTAGGTGCTCTATATGTAAAGCTAGGAAAATCCAGATATGGCAGTGCCAAAAAGGCGCTGTCTTCCGTCATCAAAATTAAGCCGGACCACAGTAATGCTCGATTCCTGTTAGCTAAAATTGAAGACAATACTGAGGAAGGTAATTCCAAAGCATTATCGTTATTAGACGACGTCATCAGGCTTTCACCCAATAATTATCGTGCCCACATCGAGTTGGCCTCGGTATATGGCCGCATGGGTAACTGGCGTGCCGCTGTCAAAGTCTATGAGAAAGCAATACTACTTCAACCAGATAATGCCGTTGCTCGGCAGAATCTTGGCCTTCTCTATTTACAAAAAGAACAATGGTCCAACGCTAGAGTAGTATTCCAAGACATTCTTGCTACTCAAAGACACAACCCTAAGGCGTACTTTAACCTGGGTAAAGCGGCGGCAGGCGAAGGTGACAACAATAATGCGATAGTAGCCTATAAGAAGGCAATTGAGTACAGCAACGGGAAATATCCGAAGGCCTTACTTAATATAGGATTGATCTACAAACAACAACGCAAATTAGATAAGGCCGAGAATTATTTTCATAAAGCTATAGAACAGGATAAACAGTATGGCAATGCGTGGTTTCAACTTGGAAAGACCCAACTGGCAGGCAATCAGCTAAAGAACGCACTCCGCTCTTTTGAAACGGCACTAAGGATCGAAGAAAATGATTCCTCATCCTGGTATTACCTTGGTCGTATATACGGTAAACAGAAGAAATACGACAAGGCTATAGAAGCATATGAAAAGGCCCTGGAAATACGTCCTGATTTTCACAAGGCGAAACTGAATTTGGCCGTGGGATATAGTAGGAGAAAGGAGTATAACAAGTCAGAGAATCTATATCGATCAATACTTGATTCTGATTCTAGTTACGCCAAGGCATGGCTTAACTATGGAAAGGTAAGTAACACTTTAAAGAAATATGACCAAGCCGAGCAGGCTATTTCAAAATATCTAGAACTAGAACCCGAAAGTCTTTCTGCATATCGACTTCTCGCGGATGTATACACGAAAACCGATCGGTACATTGATGCAATTAGAATGTTAGAAAAGGCAATTGATATTAATTCGTCAGACGTGACGGTTCGCCTCCAATACGCCAAACTTCTACAGCAAACGGGAAATGGTACACAAGCAAAAATTGAATTCCAAAAGGCTCTTCGATTAGACCCTAACAATTCAGAATTGAAAAAGGCAGTACAATCTTCTATCTAG
- a CDS encoding UUP1 family membrane protein, which translates to MTIDSRNRKNARTATFVALIALFIIVPLSIMTYKLFYLDYPLASLVPVNSYLLDINMQVDGHGDDISMSTFLPKTDTRQRILNENNTSGIFSLTIDSDETNRLATWSADAVEGHHNVSYSFLVQAKAIQYVIPDDIVIPKSYTDNVSKYLLEEEGVQIGDPLIDKKVQELFPERTANILQIVSRLHRHLQDDFANRKFSGFTDALTALKLGEASCNGKGRLFVAIARKMGIPARLVGGFILNPGSKRTSHQWVELYINSHWVPFDTINNHFASLPSNYLTLYYEDKSLFKHTANVNFQYMFKTRTRMVPRTEAQEKLSESIFSIIHFYSLFEKVGISQDLLKIVLMIPLGAFVVVVFRNVIGMETFGTFLPALIAAAARESGLFWGVIGFVLIIVVSASVRKVLDWLQLLHSPKMAIMLTTVVVVLLSLAVVGAELGMFELAHVSLFPIAILAITAERFAILEAEQGILKSTRITLSTIVVIAACYTVMESIFLQSTILAFPELILIPIALNLWLGRWIGMRFSEFIRFRKLIFGAQNA; encoded by the coding sequence ATGACCATAGATAGCAGAAATAGAAAAAACGCAAGAACGGCGACTTTTGTCGCCCTTATTGCACTTTTTATCATTGTTCCTCTATCTATTATGACCTACAAGCTGTTCTACCTGGACTATCCTCTTGCGAGCCTAGTTCCGGTGAACAGTTACCTACTGGACATCAACATGCAGGTTGATGGTCATGGCGACGATATCTCCATGAGTACGTTTTTGCCAAAAACAGATACACGACAGAGAATATTGAACGAAAATAACACCTCAGGTATTTTCTCACTTACTATCGATTCAGACGAAACGAATCGACTAGCCACTTGGAGTGCTGACGCCGTCGAAGGACATCATAACGTCAGCTACTCCTTTCTGGTTCAGGCGAAAGCCATTCAATACGTTATCCCTGACGATATCGTCATTCCAAAATCCTATACTGACAACGTATCGAAGTATCTGCTGGAGGAAGAGGGCGTACAGATCGGTGATCCACTTATTGATAAAAAAGTTCAGGAGCTTTTTCCAGAGCGTACGGCCAATATCCTCCAAATTGTTAGTCGTCTACATAGACACTTACAAGACGATTTTGCCAACAGAAAGTTTTCAGGTTTTACCGATGCGCTAACCGCATTGAAACTGGGAGAGGCCAGTTGTAATGGAAAGGGTCGTCTCTTTGTCGCCATCGCACGAAAGATGGGTATACCCGCGCGTCTTGTCGGTGGCTTCATACTCAACCCGGGTAGCAAGCGTACGAGTCACCAGTGGGTTGAATTGTATATCAATTCCCATTGGGTACCGTTTGACACAATCAACAATCATTTCGCCAGCCTTCCGTCGAACTATTTAACCCTATACTACGAGGATAAATCCCTATTCAAACACACCGCCAATGTCAATTTTCAGTATATGTTTAAGACGCGTACGCGTATGGTTCCTAGAACGGAAGCGCAGGAAAAACTTAGTGAGTCTATCTTTAGCATTATCCACTTCTATAGTCTTTTTGAAAAAGTCGGCATCTCTCAGGACCTTCTAAAAATAGTACTGATGATTCCATTGGGTGCATTTGTCGTGGTCGTATTTCGAAACGTAATTGGCATGGAAACATTCGGTACCTTTCTCCCGGCACTCATTGCGGCTGCCGCTAGAGAATCCGGTCTTTTCTGGGGCGTCATTGGTTTTGTACTTATAATTGTGGTGTCTGCGAGCGTCCGAAAAGTATTGGATTGGCTACAGCTACTACATTCACCAAAAATGGCGATTATGTTAACAACGGTTGTCGTTGTCCTGCTCAGTCTCGCCGTCGTCGGCGCCGAACTGGGAATGTTCGAACTCGCGCATGTCTCGTTATTTCCGATTGCCATACTTGCAATCACTGCAGAACGATTTGCGATACTTGAGGCAGAACAAGGGATACTTAAGTCGACGCGAATAACGCTTTCTACTATCGTAGTGATTGCCGCTTGTTATACGGTAATGGAGTCAATCTTTCTGCAAAGCACGATTCTTGCGTTTCCTGAGTTAATTCTAATTCCAATCGCACTAAATCTGTGGTTGGGGCGTTGGATAGGCATGCGTTTTTCTGAATTCATAAGATTCAGAAAACTAATATTTGGAGCGCAAAACGCATGA
- the bamD gene encoding outer membrane protein assembly factor BamD has protein sequence MKSISCSKTLFFRVATLIYVLLFILTTACSKTDTYQEGVALYDAKNYQGAIPLFKNAISDDPSGSNADDAYLYLAKAEYWTNDFTSASTDLNTLITNFPDSPLIAEAYYWKGKTLVQQNMFSEARAAFQEVISNYSDSSLVDDSAYSIAKSYYDAADYATAVTELNAFITNNSSSSRLDNAQYYIAKSYHDQKMYSEAIAAFELLITTYPTSSWADNSQYQIGKVHFDSAVDANQVAVSSNLAADTTLFQTAITAFQKLITDNPGSSSADNAQIYIGKSYQEIADITKNKSDYDAAIVAFALVNATNYPGSTSLDNAIYETGKTHYSYAGDMNAAAAAAGQPEDDKLYLPAISSFASLLADYSTSSYADNAQLYIGKSYRGIADITLAATDYEKAIGEFAKLNSTNYPTSTNLDNALYETGKAYYAQGMYDQAIVEFDKVITGYPDGSSADNALYYKGHSYRRNSTPDYALARSTYALVITNYPTSSYADNAQYYIGYTYHLENDCVNETTEMQKVVDTYPTSSYASTAQTHIDDIVAAAHTCI, from the coding sequence ATGAAATCAATAAGTTGTAGCAAAACATTATTTTTCCGAGTAGCAACATTAATCTATGTTCTACTTTTTATACTAACGACCGCCTGCTCCAAAACAGACACCTACCAGGAGGGCGTTGCGCTTTACGATGCAAAAAATTATCAAGGCGCAATCCCCTTATTCAAGAATGCGATAAGTGACGATCCTAGTGGAAGCAATGCGGATGATGCCTATTTATATCTTGCGAAAGCAGAATATTGGACAAACGACTTCACAAGTGCGTCGACAGACCTCAATACGCTGATCACCAATTTCCCGGACAGCCCACTTATCGCCGAAGCGTACTACTGGAAAGGTAAAACGCTTGTCCAACAAAACATGTTCTCCGAGGCACGTGCAGCCTTCCAGGAGGTCATTTCCAACTATAGTGACAGTAGTCTCGTTGACGACTCCGCCTATAGCATTGCGAAATCCTATTATGATGCCGCAGACTACGCCACAGCGGTTACTGAGCTAAATGCGTTCATTACCAACAATAGTTCGAGCTCACGATTAGACAATGCCCAGTACTACATCGCGAAGAGCTATCACGATCAAAAGATGTATTCTGAAGCCATCGCAGCATTTGAGCTACTAATTACTACTTATCCAACTAGTAGTTGGGCGGATAATTCGCAATACCAAATCGGAAAAGTTCACTTTGACTCCGCCGTAGATGCTAACCAAGTCGCGGTATCATCAAATCTGGCAGCTGATACGACCTTATTTCAAACCGCAATTACCGCATTCCAGAAATTGATTACTGATAACCCTGGGTCTTCAAGTGCAGATAACGCGCAGATCTATATAGGAAAGAGCTATCAAGAGATCGCTGATATCACAAAAAACAAAAGTGACTATGACGCTGCGATCGTAGCATTCGCACTTGTAAATGCGACTAACTATCCCGGTAGCACCAGTTTAGATAACGCTATTTACGAGACTGGCAAGACGCATTATTCCTATGCGGGCGACATGAACGCAGCCGCAGCCGCAGCAGGTCAGCCAGAAGATGACAAGCTCTATCTACCTGCAATAAGTTCGTTCGCAAGCTTGCTTGCTGACTACTCAACATCGTCCTATGCCGACAACGCACAACTCTATATTGGGAAGTCATATCGAGGTATTGCTGATATCACGCTTGCTGCTACCGATTATGAAAAGGCGATCGGGGAATTCGCCAAGTTAAATTCGACAAATTATCCGACAAGTACAAACTTGGACAACGCCCTGTATGAAACTGGAAAAGCATACTACGCACAAGGTATGTACGATCAGGCGATCGTTGAATTCGACAAGGTTATTACCGGTTATCCCGATGGAAGCAGCGCAGACAACGCTCTTTACTATAAGGGACATAGCTACCGTAGAAATTCCACACCGGATTACGCTCTCGCGCGTTCCACCTATGCTCTGGTCATCACCAACTACCCTACGAGTTCATACGCTGACAATGCGCAGTACTATATTGGTTACACCTATCATCTTGAGAACGACTGTGTAAACGAGACGACCGAGATGCAGAAGGTAGTCGATACCTATCCTACTAGCAGCTATGCCTCAACGGCGCAGACGCATATCGATGATATCGTTGCCGCTGCACACACTTGTATATAG
- the bamD gene encoding outer membrane protein assembly factor BamD: protein MRIASILKLLTLSSLLSLNGCFSDIFWTTTPAAPQSVADQAIDTEDNPGPEPNTEQNDYSIAESTAAIEKAMVTKGTNDYESKDYAAAISELTAYLETYSSGIYVKDAQILLAKSYYRLGSFDLAKDILDKALQLYADDGEADQFYYWRALTLQQLDMNLEARTDFQVVLDKYPTGTYVIPSKYGIAKTYYSEKSFLVAVELFEQYMKEVSSSPKSDNVMYYLARSYQELGDNPSAIEKFNQLKSGYPLSKWIDEASYQLGKIYYFQTNYNAAIDEFIIVITDFPNSNVFDSSLYYVARIMHRKNQFEAARMKYDIIVSSYPDGTYADNANYYRCASYYDEGELSANTALFDTASYELNTFIDKFPLSAYVENAYYYIVRSNLRLGNISVAEGFYTTLVTNFPSSVYLDDAEFYIAKFYYDQAVSATTNNIALYNTAIEKFNLILANSSITGSEDIAQYYLARSFHRLFELTSAQTDFDNALLAYTTLESPEYITSPYLDNAKYYIGKLQYDHNLFDQASVSLDDFTVLFPNSSYLDEAWYYYGRSLQRMNAPNTILARDAFTLLLRDFPASSYADNATYFNAYNYHLEGDCVNELAAMQSFISTYTTSSYVPRAQVHIDDINLGVHVCL, encoded by the coding sequence ATGCGTATCGCTTCAATATTAAAGCTCTTAACCTTGTCATCCCTACTGAGTCTTAACGGTTGTTTCTCGGACATATTCTGGACTACTACACCTGCAGCCCCCCAATCGGTCGCTGATCAAGCAATTGACACAGAAGATAACCCTGGACCAGAACCTAACACTGAACAAAACGACTATTCCATAGCAGAGTCTACTGCCGCAATAGAAAAGGCTATGGTAACCAAAGGCACAAACGACTACGAAAGCAAGGATTATGCAGCCGCTATCAGTGAGCTTACCGCTTACCTAGAAACCTATTCTTCGGGTATATACGTGAAGGATGCTCAAATTCTACTGGCCAAATCCTATTACCGATTAGGCAGCTTTGACCTGGCAAAGGACATACTGGATAAGGCGTTACAATTGTATGCTGACGATGGGGAAGCTGATCAATTTTACTACTGGCGCGCCTTGACTTTACAACAATTAGACATGAACTTAGAAGCACGAACAGACTTTCAGGTCGTACTAGACAAATATCCGACGGGAACCTACGTTATCCCCTCAAAGTATGGTATCGCCAAAACATACTATTCAGAGAAATCCTTTCTGGTCGCTGTTGAGCTATTTGAACAATACATGAAGGAAGTAAGTTCATCCCCTAAATCCGACAATGTCATGTACTACCTGGCACGATCCTACCAGGAACTAGGTGACAACCCATCCGCAATTGAAAAATTCAACCAGCTCAAGTCTGGCTATCCGCTAAGCAAATGGATTGATGAAGCGAGCTATCAGCTCGGAAAAATTTACTATTTTCAGACCAACTACAATGCAGCAATCGATGAGTTCATTATCGTTATCACTGACTTTCCGAACTCCAATGTATTCGATTCCAGCCTATATTATGTTGCGAGAATAATGCACCGGAAAAATCAATTCGAGGCAGCAAGAATGAAGTACGATATTATCGTATCTTCCTATCCTGACGGCACATATGCCGACAATGCCAATTACTATCGGTGCGCCTCGTACTATGACGAAGGCGAGTTAAGCGCGAATACTGCGCTGTTTGATACTGCTAGCTATGAATTGAACACATTCATCGACAAATTTCCGCTATCGGCATATGTTGAGAATGCCTACTACTACATAGTCAGAAGTAACCTACGATTAGGGAATATTAGCGTAGCTGAAGGATTCTACACTACGCTCGTAACGAATTTTCCATCCAGCGTCTATCTAGACGACGCCGAATTTTACATCGCAAAATTTTATTACGACCAGGCTGTCTCCGCAACCACAAATAATATAGCACTTTACAATACAGCAATAGAAAAATTTAACCTAATTCTCGCAAATAGCTCAATAACGGGAAGCGAAGATATAGCGCAATACTATCTCGCCAGAAGCTTTCATCGACTATTCGAGTTGACCTCGGCGCAAACCGACTTCGATAACGCATTGCTTGCATACACGACGCTGGAATCACCGGAATATATAACGAGTCCATATCTAGACAACGCCAAATACTACATCGGTAAACTACAATACGATCACAATCTATTCGACCAGGCCAGCGTGTCGTTAGATGATTTTACCGTTCTATTTCCAAATAGCAGTTACCTCGACGAGGCTTGGTACTACTATGGAAGAAGTCTTCAGAGAATGAACGCGCCGAATACTATTCTTGCTCGGGACGCATTCACTCTATTACTCAGGGACTTTCCGGCAAGCTCTTATGCTGACAATGCGACGTATTTCAATGCCTACAACTATCATTTGGAGGGTGATTGTGTAAACGAATTAGCTGCTATGCAAAGCTTTATTTCCACCTATACGACAAGTTCCTACGTACCACGTGCCCAAGTACATATCGATGACATTAATCTTGGAGTTCACGTTTGTCTATGA